One window of the Camelus ferus isolate YT-003-E chromosome 12, BCGSAC_Cfer_1.0, whole genome shotgun sequence genome contains the following:
- the TOB2 gene encoding protein Tob2 has translation MQLEIKVALNFIISYLYNKLPRRRADLFGEELERLLKKKYEGHWYPDKPLKGSGFRCVHIGEIVDPVVELAAKRSGLAVEDVRANVPEELSVWIDPYEVSYQIGEKGAVKVLYLDDSEGCVAPELDKEIKSSFNPDAQVFVPIGSQDSSLSNSPSPSFGQSPSPTFIPRSAQPITFTTASFAATKFGSTKMKKGGGAAGGGGVASSGASSQQPPQQQPRMARSPTNNLLKQKNLSLSLHSLNFITANPAPQSQLSPNAKEFVYNGGASPSLFFDGADGQGSGTPAPFGGSGAGTCNSSSFDMAQVFGGGTNSLFLEKTPFVEGLSYNLNTMQYPSQPFQPVVLAN, from the coding sequence ATGCAGCTGGAGATCAAAGTGGCCCTGAACTTCATCATCTCCTACCTGTACAACAAGCTGCCCCGGCGCCGGGCAGACCTGTTTGGTGAGGAGCTAGAGCGGctcttgaaaaagaaatatgaaggcCACTGGTACCCTGACAAGCCACTGAAGGGCTCTGGCTTCCGCTGTGTCCACATTGGGGAGATCGTGGACCCCGTGGTGGAGCTGGCCGCCAAGCGGAGTGGCCTCGCGGTGGAGGATGTGCGGGCCAATGTTCCTGAGGAGCTGAGCGTCTGGATTGACCCTTACGAGGTGTCCTACCAGATCGGCGAGAAGGGAGCTGTGAAGGTGCTGTATCTGGATGACAGCGAGGGCTGTGTTGCCCCAGAGCTGGACAAGGAGATCAAGAGCAGCTTCAACCCTGATGCCCAGGTGTTTGTGCCCATCGGCAGCCAGGACAGCTCCCTGTCCAACTCCCCATCACCATCCTTTGGCCAGTCGCCCAGCCCCACCTTCATTCCCCGCTCTGCCCAGCCCATCACTTTTACCACAGCCTCCTTCGCAGCCACCAAGTTTGGCTCCACCAAGATGAAGAAGGGTGGCGGGGCAGCGGGTGGGGGTGGTGTGGCCAGCAGTGGGGCAAGCAGCCAGCAGCCCCCACAGCAGCAGCCTCGCATGGCCCGCTCTCCCACTAACAACCTGCTGAAACAGAAgaacctctctctgtctctgcattCACTGAACTTCATCACCGCCAACCCGGCCCCTCAGTCCCAGCTCTCACCCAATGCCAAGGAGTTCGTGTACAACGGCggtgcctctcccagcctcttcttTGATGGGGCCGATGGCCAGGGCAGTGGCACCCCGGCCCCCTttgggggcagtggggctggCACCTGCAACAGCAGCAGCTTCGACATGGCCCAGGTATTTGGAGGTGGCACCAATAGCCTCTTCCTGGAGAAGACACCCTTCGTGGAAGGCCTCAGCTACAACCTGAACACCATGCAGTACCCCAGCCAGCCGTTCCAGCCGGTCGTGCTGGCCAACTGA
- the TEF gene encoding thyrotroph embryonic factor isoform X1: MSDAGGGKKPPVEPQAGPGPGPGRAAGERGLPGSFPLVLKKLMENPPREARLDKEKGKEKLEEDEAAAASTMAVSASLMPPIWDKTIPYDGESFHLEYMDLDEFLLENGIPASPTHLAQNLLLPVAELEGKESASSSTASPPSSSTAVFHPSETVSSTESSLEKERETPSPIDPNCVEVDVNFNPDPADLVLSSVPGGELFNPRKHKFAEEDLKPQPMIKKAKKVFVPDEQKDEKYWTRRKKNNVAAKRSRDARRLKENQITIRAAFLEKENTALRTEVAELRKEVGKCKAIVCKYETKYGPL; the protein is encoded by the exons ATGTCCGACGCGGGCGGCGGAAAGAAGCCGCCTGTAGAGCCGCAGGCGGGGCCAGGCCCGGGGCCGGGTCGCGCAGCTGGGGAAAGGGGTCTGCCGGGCTCCTTCCCTCTCGTCTTGAAGAAGCTGATGGAGAACCCCCCGCGAGAGGCGCGCCTCG ataaggaaaaggggaaggaaaagctgGAGGAAGATGAGGCCGCAGCAGCCAGCACCATGGCTGTGTCAGCCTCCCTGATGCCGCCCATCTGGGACAAGACCATCCCGTATGATGGCGAGTCTTTCCACCTGGAGTACATGGACCTGGACGAGTTCCTGCTGGAGAACGGCATCCCCGCTAGCCCCACCCACCTGGCCCAGAACCTGCTGCTGCCCGTGGCCGAGCTTGAAGGGAAGGAGTCAGCCAGCTCTTCCACGGCATCCCCACCATCCTCTTCCACTGCTGTCTTTCATCCCTCGGAAACCGTGTCCAGCACAG AATCCTCcctggaaaaggagagggagactCCCAGTCCCATCGACCCCAACTGCGTGGAGGTAGATGTGAACTTCAACCCCGACCCTGCTGACCTGGTCCTCTCCAGTGTGCCAGGCGGAGAGCTGTTCAACCCTCGGAAGCACAAGTTTGCAGAGGAGGACCTGAAGCCCCAGCCCATGATCAAAAAGGCCAAGAAGGTCTTTGTCCCTGACGAGCAAAAG GATGAAAAGTACTGGACAAGACGCAAGAAGAACAACGTGGCAGCCAAGCGGTCCCGGGACGCCCGGCGCCTGAAGGAGAACCAGATCACCATCCGGGCGGccttcctggagaaggagaaCACAGCCCTGCGGACGGAGGTGGCAGAGTTGCGCAAGGAGGTGGGCAAGTGCAAGGCCATCGTGTGCAAGTACGAGACCAAGTACGGGCCCTTGTAG